GATGGCCTGGTTGTCAGGTGGGACAAGCAAGATAAAGCGTCAGAACAAACGCTCACCGTACCGCATCGTGTTACCAGCCTTGAAGTGGGGCAGGATCATAAAGTCTTTGTTTCTGACGCGCTGGAAACGCAAGTTCTCTGGCAAAGTCAGCACAACGCAATTATCAGTGAGCTGGCGTATTGGGAGCGATTTCAATGGTTCCGCGCAGCGCGCTTTGCCCCTGTTAATCCGTGGTTGATTACATCATCGCCAAAGACTGAGATGATTATCTGGCAGCTCCCGGAAGGTAACCCCATTGCGCAGTGGTGGGCTGAAGCTCAGGGCTTTGGCTCAACCGTTTTGGATATGCGTTATACCAATCCGGCAACGTTGCTCACTGTTACATCTGACGGTGTTTTGCAGGATTGGGATATAGCAGACATTGTGGAACAGAGCGGTTCGCATTAAGGCTATTGGGTAAAGCAGTCAGGCGACACGGGTTCGCCTGCACTTTTGCAATGCTGTATTAGCTTGGGAGCGCAAAGCTCACACCTTCTCTGACGCCACTTACCATTCCCGAGAGTGAGCTGGTAGCACTGGCTCAGGAGCGTGGCAAGCAAGTGAAAGCCTACTTGGTTAATCAAGCCCACATAGAAGCCAGTCGCCTGTTTTACTTAATAGTCGGGAGCATCTGCAGTCTCAGTCGGGTGGAGTTGTCGTTGCAGGCGGATTAGATTTAGCCTGATATTCTCAAAAATCGAGCGAGACTAATTACGAACGTCTCTTGGCGCGAATTAAACCTGCTACTCATTTTTTGTATCTTTATACCATTCATCAAACCACCTTTTGAATGCGACTCCAACAATCAAAAGGAAAATAATAATTAATATTGTTTCACCAAATGTTCCTAGAACTAATACATCTCCTATCCATGCTAAGCTAACAAGTATAAATAATATAAAAATATACGTACTCCAAAATAACGTTCTTTTTTTATTAAGTCTTTTCATGGTTTTTCCAGTTTATCGACAATATCGATAGATTCGATATTGTCGGTATATGCATTTTTTTAGGCTTTAGTTAAATAAGTCATAAATAGCACTACCTAGCTCTTTGCCTAGATCATCGGCTCCCAAAGCTGTTGCTGCGGCGAAAGAAGCACCACCTACTGATGCCAATGCAGATCCTACGGCAAATGCTGTCATACCTACGCTTATACCAGTAATTGTGACGCCTGCAATCACGAGCTCATCTACACCACCACTTACTTCTTGTAACTCATTTACGTTTAATTCACGCATAATCTTCTTTCCTTAGATATTGGTTTTTAAACCAGGATGTTGTTTGCTAGCTGTTGACTAGCGGTTAATAATAGTGGACACAATCACCCATCATATGTTGGCTAGTTTCACTATTAATTCGGGCTTCGTTATTAAGTTCTGATTAGTTAACTCTTCTTTTAAGCCTATTAATAGGCTCTAGTAACCATTCGATTAATGTGCGCTGTTGTACCAGCTTGCTCAATACGTGTATTAGCTTCTAGAATTGCTCTGTGAGCGTCTTGCGAGGTGAGGTTTATTGGTAAGTAAGTCATGTTATCTGCTCCTCTGGATGATGGAGTAATTATGATTCACGAATAGCTGAATAACACCTGTATCTATGGACGTTTGTAGTTGGATTAGTCTTAAATATTTCGTCTTACTGTAGTTGACGAGATAGTTAATTCAGAGGTTTACAGAAGTAATATTTTCGAGGTCTGAATTATGAAACGTAGATATTCCTTCATGTTTAATTTGGCCACTATTAGGTACAGAAAGGGGGAAGCACAGAGAAAGAATGTGATTGAATGACATCAGTAATGTACTACCCCTGTTCAGCAATTGAATTGCATAAGAGTAGTACATTTTCCAGAAAGTACTCAGCTACACTTTTACATTCCAGAACGCGATCTACATAGTAACAAACTCTTCGGCGCTGGTGGGGTGGATAGCAATACAGGCATCAAAGTCTGCTTTTGTAGCACCCATTTTAATTGCTACGCCAAAGCCTTGTAAAATCTCATCCATCGCGTAACCGATACCATGTAAGCCCACGACCTTTTCGTCGTCGCCGGCGCAGATAAGTTTCATACAGGTAAGCTGGCGGTGGTGCGTGACGGCTGTATACATGGCGGCAAAGCTGGAACGATAAATAGTCAGATTGTCCTTACCGTATTTGGCTTCCGCTTCGCTTTCAGTCATACCGATGGTGCCGATCGGCGGGTGACTGAATATGACCGTGGGGATCATCGCATGATCAAGATGGGCATTGTCCTGACCGTTAAAGAGGCGTTCGCTTAACATGCGGCCGGCTTTCACGGCTACCGGCGTTAATTCTGGCTGGCCGGTAATATCGCCAACGGCATACAGTCCGTCCACATTGGTATTTTGAAATTTATCGACCACAATCTGGCCGTTATTGCGCATCTCTATGCCGGTATTTTCCAGCCCGATCCCAGCGGTGTTAGGCTGGCGGCCTGTGGCCCAGATAAGGCAGTCTACGATGAGGGTATTCCCGTCGGTCATACTCAATTCAAGATCGCCATTATCAAGCTTGGTGACTTTTTCAATTTCGGTTTTTTCGTGAATATCGATGCCTTCTTCGAGCATCAGGGTTTTTAGGGTTTCCTGTAGCATGTCATCAAAGCCACGCAGCGGTAACTCCTGGCGGATTATTGAGTGAGTTTCGCTCCCCAGGGCGTTAAGAACGCCAGCCAGCTCAACACCAATGTAGCCACCACCCACGACCGCTACGCGACGAGGTTGTTCAGCGAGTTCAAAAAAGCCGTCTGAATCTATACCATGCTCGGCACCGGGAATTGCTGGCCGAAAGGGTTTACCGCCGGTAGCGATTAGGATGTGCGCAGCGGTATATTGCTCGCCGTCAACTTCAACGGTATGCGCGTCGATAAATTTCGCAAAGCCCTTAACCAGGGTAACCTGGTTATTGCCCAATACGCGATCGTATGAGGCGTGAATGCGCGAGATGTAGGCCTGACGACTGGCGACCAGTTTAGACCAGTCAAACTTGTTTACAGTGACATCAAAACCATAGTCAGGGCCATATTTATGTATAGCTTCTGCAACCTGGGCACCATACCACATTGCCTTTTTGGGAACGCAGCCCACATTGACACAGGTGCCACCGACTGCCTTGCCTTCAATAAGCAGTACTTTTTTGCCGTGTTTTGCGGCACGGTTGGCCGAAGCGATACCGCCACTGCCACCACCTACACAAATATAGTCAAACTGTTGCATTACAAAATTCTCTCATTTTTAGTTATTTGCATTGTGACACGAATTAACTCACATCGACAATTCCCGCCAATCCGGCTGTCCGTTACAACGTTAACAATGACCGGAAATGGGTTGAAGATCTTTCCTTATCGCTGTTTGCCTTAAGTGGAGACGCCCGGACAAGCTGAACTTAATGCTGGCTCTGAATATTTTACATCAGTTTGCAGGATTTACTGTTTATGGTGACTGTTTATCGGTAAATACACTTTTGCTTGCAGCGCTGCAGCCTACGTTTTAAAAGGCCTGAAGGGTATATTTCCTATCCGGTATAGGGCTTGCTTCAGTTATACGACACGATGTTTATTAAATAATAAGTATCATTTTTAAATGAGCAGGAGGAAAAATGAGTAACGTAAAAATTGCAGAATTTACCGCTCCGGGTATGAAAGACAACCAGGCGATAGAGACCATTGCTATATTGGATGATCGCATGGTGGCGCTGATTGATCTTCAGCTCACTCTTAAACACATTCACTGGAACGTCGTCGGTCCAAACTTTATTGGCGTGCACGAAATGCTGGACCCACAGGTCGAGGCGGTACGTGAAATGACCGACACGATAGCTGAGCGCATTGCCACCCTCGGGGGCGTGCCAGTCGGTACACCTCAGTCACTGGTCGATCGTCGCCGCTGGCAGGATTACAGTGTTGGCAAAGGGCTCGTTACCGACCACTTAAGCGCGCTCAACAAAGTTTACGACGGGGTGAATGAAGACCACCGTAAGGCACTCACTAAGCTGGCAGAAACTGACCCAGTGTCTGAAGATATGGTGATCGGACAGCTAGCCCAGTTAGAGCAGTTCCAATGGTTTGTCAGAGCCCATATTGAGTCGTCGACCGGCGAACTCAAGCAATAATTGCGGGCTTAACTACCTAAAAAACCGTGGCAATCGCCACGGTTTTTTTATGCCCAACAAAATAATCATTGGCGCAGCCGGATAAGTTTATATATTGTGTAGCATATTATAGCAAAACATATATGGTGGATGGTTTTGGGAATCGTTAAAATATCGGACAAGCTGCACAAAGAAGTGCGCAAGAACAGTATGGTCATGGAACGTTCTATTAATTCCCAGGCTGAGTTCTGGATGAAGATAGGGCGGCTCGCGGAGCAGAACCCGACTCTGACATACGAGCAAATCCTGGCCACAGAAATGCGCGAACAAAATATCGCGTCGGTGCGACTGGTGCATGAATAATATCAACATTAAAACGCCGGCAGAGTTATCGTTAATGCGCGAGTCCGGGCGTTTATTGGCGAGGGTTTTTGAGGCGCTGAACTCCCTTGTTGTCGCCGGTATCACCACGCTCGAAATAAATCAGTTTGTTGAGCACTTTATCGTCGAGGTGCTCGCTGCCAGACCCGCCAGTAAAGGTCAGTATGGCTACCAGTACGTGCTCAATAGTTCCATCAATGAAGTGGTTTGTCACGGTGTGCCGTCGGCAACCAAGCGCTTGCGTAATGGTGATATTGTTAATCTTGATATCACCCTTGAGAAAAACGGTTTTATTGCTGACAGCAGCAAAATGTATGTGATTGGTGAGACGTCCTTACAAGCCAGGCGGTTGGTTGATGTGGCTTATCAGGCTATGTGGGAAGGGATTAACCAGGTTCGGCCGGGGGCGACAACGGGCGACATTGGCCATGCTATCCAAACCTATACTGAGCGTCACGGTTTTACTGTGGTCAGAGATTATTGCGGTCATGGCATTGGCCGTGAGATGCATGAAGAGCCGCAAATTCTTCATTTTGGCAGGGCCAAGACCGGGGTGACCTTAACCGAGGGAATGGTTTTTACTATCGAGCCGATGATTAACCAGGGATCATATAAAACAAAGCAAAAAAAGGATGGCTGGACGGTAATCACCCGCGACCGCAAATTATCTGCTCAGTGGGAGCATACCCTTGCGGTAACGGCTACCGGATACGAGGTGTTAACGCTGCGGCCAGAGGAAGCAATGGCGTAGAACGCGGCGTATGGTGAAGGGCTTATTCTGTGTTATCTTCGCCATCCTCTTCTTCATCATCAGTTTGCTTTTCAATTAAGATCTCAAAGGTTCGCTTGTGATCTCTCTCATATTGCTTGAGTTTGCCAATGGTCGCGGCGGTAAACTCATGCCCGGCAGGCAATAATAAAATGTGGTTTTCGTTGTACAGGTTATTACCAAGCACTAACCCCGGGGTTAATGCATTTGTACCAATATGGTCGTCAATAAACTGCGGTTTATCGATGTCGCTATTGCTTAAGAGTAAGTCAAGATAGGCACCATCGTAGCGGCTGTTTGTGTATTTTTTGAGTTCAGCCTTGGCTTCCAGGGGCGGCATTTTATGGCCGGTCATACGGCCACTGACTAATCGCCAGTAGTCGCGGGATATGGCATGAATACGTGCACCAGTTGGTATCTCGTTAGCGACCTTTTTAAACAGTCCGCTGCCGTTATAGTGCTCAAACTGAAACTCAATAATGTCAGCAATGGGTTGCATATGCACCGCCGGGGCCAGAATTGTTTTTGCCAGCGTGGTTTGCGACAAATAATCTTTTTGCTGTTGGTAGGTGAGTTTGGCAAAAGGGGGTCTGAACGCTTCGGGTTTTAAACCCAGCAAGCCCAGCTCACCAATCAGGCTCGCATAGGTAAATAACCGGATATCTTCCTGATTAAAGCCGGCCTGGGTTGCTAGTTTTTTAGTTAGCTCACTTACCTCAATAGCAAACTTACCGTCGACATCAGGGTTAATGGAGATAACATTAAACAGCACTTGCTCGAGGGCGTTATTGCGCAGTTCAATGCGTTGCAGTGCAGCCCTTATCTGGCGCGTGCGTTTTTGTATGGTTTTTTCCAGATTGCTGTTTATTTCCTTTAGCTTGTTGTTTTGGCGCTGCGTGAGTTTTTGTAAACGGGCATTTTCGTCTTTTAGTTTTACGCGTTCCAGGCCTTCCTCAATGGTGTTGATGAGCTCCTGGTTGTCCCAGGGCTTTTGTAAGTACCGGTGAATCCGGCCGTGATTGACCGCTTTAATCGTTGAGTCAATGTCGGCAAAGCCAGTTAATAAAACCCGGTAGGTATCTGCTGAGGTGTTGGCAACTTCTGCAAGCAGCTCAGCGCCTGTCATTCCGGGCATTTTCATGTCTGATATAATAACATGCACCGGTTTTTGAGCCATGACCTCAAGCGCCGCTTCGCCACTATCCACTAATATCAGCTCGATTTTTAATGTAAACAATGCCCGCTTGATGGCGCGCAGTATATTTTGCTCGTCGTCAACGCAAAGCACCCGGTAAAGCGGTTTATCTGCGTGTTCCGTGATTGTCATAGCCATGTTCCCCGATAAAAATAATGCGCTCTGAGTAATACCGCACTCAGTCTTCAGCTTTGCCACACAGTGGCAGGGTTACCGTAAAAACGCTGCCTTCACCTGGGGTGCTTTGCACCTCAATGTTACCGCCGTGCTCCTCAATAATGCCGTAAGAGATTGACAGCCCCAGGCCCGTGCCCTGGCCTTCCGGTTTTGTGGTGAAGAAAGGGTTAAATAATTTTTCTAAATTAGTATCAGTGATCCCACAGCCGGTATCAGCAATTGTGACTTTCGCTGCATCACCAACTAACTCTGTTTTGATTTTGATCACGCCCTGTTGACCCGTTTCCTCGATGGCCTGGCCGGCATTAATCAGAAGATTGGTGAAAACCTGGGTGATTTTGCCTAAATTAAAATACATGTTGGGCAGCTCGGCGAAGTGTGTTTCAACTTTGCAAATGTACTTAAGCTTGTTGTTAACCATGGTCAGCGTTGTCGTCAGACAATGATTCAGGTCATACCATTGCAGCTCATCAGAGTCGACGCGAGAAAATACTTTTAACCCTTTGACGATTTCGCTAACCCGTTTTAATCCTTCCCGTGACTCTTCTATGAGCGGAGCCACATCGGCGCTGATAAAGTCCATGTCATGCTGAGTGTAAAATCGCTGTAGTTCGTCTACACGCTTACGTAACATATCGTCAGATTCACTGGCATCAAGCTGTTTAGCGAGGGTCATTAACAGCTGTATAAGGGGCAGGTAATCCTCCAGCGTGTTGAGGTTACTTGAGACAAATCCCACCGGATTATTGATTTCATGGGCAACGCCGGCGGCAAGCTGGCCTACCGACGCCATCTTTTCTGCCTGAAAAAGCTGCTGCTGTGCTTCTTTTCGATCTTTATTAGACTGCTCCAGCTCAATGTTTTTATCCAGCAGTGCCTGGGTGCGTTCGGCAATCTTTTTTTCCAACGAGGCGTTCAGTGCTTTCAGTTGTGTTTCTGCCCGATCCCGTGAGTCGCTCTCAGAAGCAAGCGTGTTCACCAGCGTATTAAAGGATCTGGCCAGTTCCGCAAGTTCGTCGTTACCTTTAATAGGAATAATGATATCGCGGTAGTTTTTTTCAGGTATGGCCTGCAACATATCTTTGGCGCCTTTTCGCAGGGCTTTGAGTTGCGATGTCAGGTAAGTACCCAGACCGAATGAAAAGACCGCGACCAGCACTAATTCCAGCAAGGCCAGCGAAATAATCCAGTTGCGGATTGTCAGCACAGAGGACTGTACCGCCTTAATATTTATACCGATTTGGATTTCACCGTACTGCTGACCCGCCACGGTAATTGCCCTGTTGGTGTCATAAACTGAATCGTCAACAACTGAGACCGCAGTATCGCCCACAAACAGCTGGTTTAATACGCTATCTTCTCCGGCCTGAGCCAATACCCTGTTTTGGCTGTCTATGACTTTTGCATACACAATGTCTGGGTTTGTCATCAGCTCCTGCACTGATGTTTCGAGGGCGGCGAGATCAAGAGACAGCAGCGCGTTCTTGGTTGTGGCGACAAATAAATTGGCGGTTGTTTGCGCTCTTTTAACCACGGTGTCTTCGA
This genomic interval from Alteromonas gilva contains the following:
- a CDS encoding WD40 repeat domain-containing protein; the encoded protein is MKLIVSPDGELYSAGNDGLVVRWDKQDKASEQTLTVPHRVTSLEVGQDHKVFVSDALETQVLWQSQHNAIISELAYWERFQWFRAARFAPVNPWLITSSPKTEMIIWQLPEGNPIAQWWAEAQGFGSTVLDMRYTNPATLLTVTSDGVLQDWDIADIVEQSGSH
- a CDS encoding bacteriocin; this encodes MRELNVNELQEVSGGVDELVIAGVTITGISVGMTAFAVGSALASVGGASFAAATALGADDLGKELGSAIYDLFN
- the gorA gene encoding glutathione-disulfide reductase, encoding MQQFDYICVGGGSGGIASANRAAKHGKKVLLIEGKAVGGTCVNVGCVPKKAMWYGAQVAEAIHKYGPDYGFDVTVNKFDWSKLVASRQAYISRIHASYDRVLGNNQVTLVKGFAKFIDAHTVEVDGEQYTAAHILIATGGKPFRPAIPGAEHGIDSDGFFELAEQPRRVAVVGGGYIGVELAGVLNALGSETHSIIRQELPLRGFDDMLQETLKTLMLEEGIDIHEKTEIEKVTKLDNGDLELSMTDGNTLIVDCLIWATGRQPNTAGIGLENTGIEMRNNGQIVVDKFQNTNVDGLYAVGDITGQPELTPVAVKAGRMLSERLFNGQDNAHLDHAMIPTVIFSHPPIGTIGMTESEAEAKYGKDNLTIYRSSFAAMYTAVTHHRQLTCMKLICAGDDEKVVGLHGIGYAMDEILQGFGVAIKMGATKADFDACIAIHPTSAEEFVTM
- the dps gene encoding DNA starvation/stationary phase protection protein Dps; the protein is MSNVKIAEFTAPGMKDNQAIETIAILDDRMVALIDLQLTLKHIHWNVVGPNFIGVHEMLDPQVEAVREMTDTIAERIATLGGVPVGTPQSLVDRRRWQDYSVGKGLVTDHLSALNKVYDGVNEDHRKALTKLAETDPVSEDMVIGQLAQLEQFQWFVRAHIESSTGELKQ
- a CDS encoding ParD-like family protein, yielding MGIVKISDKLHKEVRKNSMVMERSINSQAEFWMKIGRLAEQNPTLTYEQILATEMREQNIASVRLVHE
- the map gene encoding type I methionyl aminopeptidase, producing MNNINIKTPAELSLMRESGRLLARVFEALNSLVVAGITTLEINQFVEHFIVEVLAARPASKGQYGYQYVLNSSINEVVCHGVPSATKRLRNGDIVNLDITLEKNGFIADSSKMYVIGETSLQARRLVDVAYQAMWEGINQVRPGATTGDIGHAIQTYTERHGFTVVRDYCGHGIGREMHEEPQILHFGRAKTGVTLTEGMVFTIEPMINQGSYKTKQKKDGWTVITRDRKLSAQWEHTLAVTATGYEVLTLRPEEAMA
- a CDS encoding response regulator, which codes for MTITEHADKPLYRVLCVDDEQNILRAIKRALFTLKIELILVDSGEAALEVMAQKPVHVIISDMKMPGMTGAELLAEVANTSADTYRVLLTGFADIDSTIKAVNHGRIHRYLQKPWDNQELINTIEEGLERVKLKDENARLQKLTQRQNNKLKEINSNLEKTIQKRTRQIRAALQRIELRNNALEQVLFNVISINPDVDGKFAIEVSELTKKLATQAGFNQEDIRLFTYASLIGELGLLGLKPEAFRPPFAKLTYQQQKDYLSQTTLAKTILAPAVHMQPIADIIEFQFEHYNGSGLFKKVANEIPTGARIHAISRDYWRLVSGRMTGHKMPPLEAKAELKKYTNSRYDGAYLDLLLSNSDIDKPQFIDDHIGTNALTPGLVLGNNLYNENHILLLPAGHEFTAATIGKLKQYERDHKRTFEILIEKQTDDEEEDGEDNTE
- a CDS encoding sensor histidine kinase; this translates as MRLSLRTKTIAGTSLIEATLLLILIITSLSFINALIEDTVVKRAQTTANLFVATTKNALLSLDLAALETSVQELMTNPDIVYAKVIDSQNRVLAQAGEDSVLNQLFVGDTAVSVVDDSVYDTNRAITVAGQQYGEIQIGINIKAVQSSVLTIRNWIISLALLELVLVAVFSFGLGTYLTSQLKALRKGAKDMLQAIPEKNYRDIIIPIKGNDELAELARSFNTLVNTLASESDSRDRAETQLKALNASLEKKIAERTQALLDKNIELEQSNKDRKEAQQQLFQAEKMASVGQLAAGVAHEINNPVGFVSSNLNTLEDYLPLIQLLMTLAKQLDASESDDMLRKRVDELQRFYTQHDMDFISADVAPLIEESREGLKRVSEIVKGLKVFSRVDSDELQWYDLNHCLTTTLTMVNNKLKYICKVETHFAELPNMYFNLGKITQVFTNLLINAGQAIEETGQQGVIKIKTELVGDAAKVTIADTGCGITDTNLEKLFNPFFTTKPEGQGTGLGLSISYGIIEEHGGNIEVQSTPGEGSVFTVTLPLCGKAED